The sequence below is a genomic window from bacterium.
CGAAGATCGAGTTGGCGACGTGCAGGGCGAGGGGCCGGAACCAGCCGAGGTTGCCCTCGCCGCCGCCGGCCAGGCGGATCTCGGCCGCCGGGTTGGTGAGGCGAAAGAGGCAGAGCGCGCGCAGGCAGTCGAGCGGGCTCAGCTCGTGGCGGTCCGCGAACGGCGTGCCCTCGATCGGGATCAGGAAATTGACCGGCAGGGAGTCGACCTGCAGATCGCGCAGGGCGAAGGCGAGGTCGATGACGTCTTCCGCGGTCTCGCCCATGCCGAGAATGCCGCCGCAGCAGGTCGCGAGGCCGGCGCGGCGCACCGCCTCGACGGTGCGGACGCGGTCCTCGTAGGTGTGGGTGGTGCAGATCTGGCCGTGGTGGCGGGCGCTGGTGTTGAGGTTGTGATTGACGAAGTCGATGCCGGCGGCCTTGAGGCTGCGCGCCTGCTGCTCGTCCATCAGGCCGGCCGAGACGCAGAGCTCGATCTCCGGCTGCTCGGCCTTGATGGCGCGGGCCGCGGCGCAGAAGCGGTCGATGTCGTTGGCGCTCGGGCCGCGGCCGCTCGTCACCATGCAGAAGCGCCGCGCCCCGGCAGCGGTTGCACGGCGTGATCCGGCCAGCAGCTCGTCCACGGACTCGAGGCGGTAGCGGGGGATGTCGGCCTCGGACACCGCCGATTGCGAGCAGTAGTGGCAGTCCTCGGGGCACAGCCCGCTGCGCGCGTTGCGCAACTGGCACAGCTTCACCCGCTTGCCGCAATGGCGCTCGCGCACCCGCGCCGTCGCCCGCAGCAGCGCCGGCACCTCGTCGTCGCCGGCCGCGAGCACGCGTCGCGCCGCCTCTCGGTCGAGCGCGCCGCCGCCGAGCACCAGGTCCGCGAGCTCGTCAGCCCAATGGGTCATTGTCGGGCGCCTACCAGAAATCCGCCGATGAGCACAGATGACCAGTCGCGAACGGTCGATCGGACGCGATCGCGCATCATCGGTGTTCATCGGCGGCCATCTGTGTTCATCTGTGTCCCGCGATGCCGCTCGACGAGATCCGCCGCCTCATTCGCGAGGCCCTCGGCGTCATGCCGACGCTCGATCTGCACGGGCTCGGCGTGAAAGCGGCGTTGCACGCCACCGAGGACTTCTTGCGCGACGCGCAGGAGGACGGGCTCGGGTCGGTGCGGATCATCTACGGCAAGGGCCGCCGCAGCCCGGGTGGCCGCGGCGTCCTGCGCGAGGTGATCCCGCGCTGGCTCGACGGCGATGGGCGCGTGTACGTCCGCCGCTGGGAGCGCTGTCCCGACCCCAGCGGGGCCGACGGCGGCATGATCGTCTGGGTGCGGGAGCTGCCGGACGATGAGGACGGAGAGGGCTGAGCGCGGACGGGCCAGGCTCGCCGGTCACCCGCGCAGGACCTGGCCGGCGGCGGCGCCGGTCAGCTCGCCCCGTTCGACCGCGACGGCGCCGTTGACGATCACCGCTTCGATGCCGTCGGCCTTGGTGAGCAGGCGCGGGCCCCCGCCGGGGAGGTCGTAGACGAGCTTGGTCTCGCGGTCGATGACGCGCGTTGGATCGACCAGCACCACGTCGGCGAACCACCCTTCGACCAGGCGGCCGCGCTCCTTGATGCCGAAGAGCTCGGCGGGCGCGGCGGTGAGCTTGCGCACCGCGCGCTCGAGCGGCATCAGGCCGCGCTCGCGGATCCAGCGGCCGAGGAAGTAGGTCGCATAGGCGTGGTCGGCGAGCAGCGTCAGGTGGGCGCCGGCGTCGGAGAGGCCGATGAGGAAGTCGTCGTCGAGCAGCGCCGGTTTCCGCTGCATGTCGCCCGCCAGGCAGTAGCTGAATTCCATCTGCAGGTCGTCCTCGAGGGCGATGTCGAAGAAGACGTCGAACGGATCGCCGCCGCGCGCCGCCGCCACCGCGGCGACCGACTGGCCGATCAGCGGCTGCAGCGCCGGCTTCTCGGCGAGCTGCACCTTGACCCCGTCCCAGTCGCCCTTGAACAGGCGGTAGCCCTGGATCTCGCCGGTGACGTCGCGGCGGAAGGCGGCGCGGAACGCGGGATCGGCGAAGATGCGCGGCAGATCGGCCCTGGCGGCCTGCATCACCCGCTCCCAGCTCGGCAACTGCTCGAAGATGCCCATCGCCGAGAGCTTGAAGTCGGTCATGGTCGGCCGGCAGCTCGTCTGTGGCCGCAGTTGCAGTCCCTCCTGGCGCGCCGCCGCCAGCTTCTCCGCCGCCTCGGGGCGCAGGGCGCTCAGGAAAGTGACCGGACGGCCGCTGCGCCGCGCCGCCTCGATGCTGACGTCGACGTCGGTGAGGTGTTTGGCGGTGATCTGCACCGCGCCGCGCCCGAACTCGCGCAGCACGGCGGCGAGCCCGATCACCTCGTCGTCCTCGGCGCAGCGGCTGGGCACCGGGCGGCCGTCGCCGCCGAAGTGCGTCGGCGCCTGCGAGGTCGAGAAGCCGAGGGCGCCGGCGCGCATGCCCTGGCGCAACAGGTCCTGCATGCGCGCCAGCTCGTCGGGCGTCGCGCCGCGCTCGGCGGCGGCGTCGTCGAGCACGTAGAAGCGCAGCGCCGAGTGGCCGAACAGCGAGCCGACGTTGAGCACCGGCTTCATGGCGGCGACCGCGTCGAGATACTCGGGGAAGGTTTCCCAGTCCCAGGTGATGCCCTGGCGCAGCGCCGGCAGGCTCATGCCCTCGACCCGCTCGAGCATGCGCATGATGCGGTCGCGCCCGCTCGGCGCGCAGGGCGCCAGGGTGAAGCCGCAGTTGCCCATGACGACGCTGGTGACGCCGTTCCAGCACGACGGCGTCAGGGCGTGATCCCAACAGATCTGCGCGTCGTAATGGGTGTGCGGGTCGATGAAGCCGGGGCAGACGGCGAGGCCGGCGGCGTCGATCTCGCGCTGCCCGACGCCCGCCTTGCCGCCGATCTGGGTCAGGCGTTCGCCGTCGATCGCGACGTCGCCGGTGCGCCCCGGCTCGCCGCTGCCGTCGATGATCGTGCCGCCGCGGATGACCAGATCGTGTGGCATGGGACTGACTCCTCCGCTGTCATGGGTGCCGTGGAGCGCCCCCGCTTGTCAAACACTCGTTTGGGTGCGGCGGCCGTCGGCCCGCGGCGGTCAGCCATCGGCAAGCAGCGGCGGCAGCTCGCGGGGGTGCTCGATGAGGACGTCGACGCCGGCGATGCGCAGCTCGTCGCGGCTGCGCAGCCCCCAGGCGCAGCCGACGGTGCGCGCGCCGAAGCGCCTGCCCGTCTCGACGTCCACCGCGCTGTCGCCCACCATCCACACCGCCGGCGCGCCGCCGACGCTGGCGACGACGTGGGCGATGGTCGCCGGATCGGGTTTGCTGACGGGCAGGGCGTCGCCACCGACCACCGCCGCGAACAGGCCGCGGATCGCCAGCCCCTCGGCGATGCGGTCGAGAAACGTCTGCGGCTTGTTGCTGAGGATCGCCAGCACGTGCCCTGGCGCCAGCGCCTCCAGCGCCGGCCGGATGCCGTCGTAGAGCGTCGTCGTGTCGAGGCAGCAGTCGGTGTAGTGGGCGCGGAAGCGCAGGTAGAGCGGCTCGATGCGGCCGGGATCGTCGCTGTCGATGGCGCGCGCGATCAGGCGGCGCACGCCGTGGCCGACCCAGGACTT
It includes:
- the bioB gene encoding biotin synthase BioB; the protein is MTHWADELADLVLGGGALDREAARRVLAAGDDEVPALLRATARVRERHCGKRVKLCQLRNARSGLCPEDCHYCSQSAVSEADIPRYRLESVDELLAGSRRATAAGARRFCMVTSGRGPSANDIDRFCAAARAIKAEQPEIELCVSAGLMDEQQARSLKAAGIDFVNHNLNTSARHHGQICTTHTYEDRVRTVEAVRRAGLATCCGGILGMGETAEDVIDLAFALRDLQVDSLPVNFLIPIEGTPFADRHELSPLDCLRALCLFRLTNPAAEIRLAGGGEGNLGWFRPLALHVANSIFVDGYLTTPGQAYRDAQSMVSEMGFEVEA
- a CDS encoding Smr/MutS family protein → MPLDEIRRLIREALGVMPTLDLHGLGVKAALHATEDFLRDAQEDGLGSVRIIYGKGRRSPGGRGVLREVIPRWLDGDGRVYVRRWERCPDPSGADGGMIVWVRELPDDEDGEG
- a CDS encoding amidohydrolase family protein — translated: MPHDLVIRGGTIIDGSGEPGRTGDVAIDGERLTQIGGKAGVGQREIDAAGLAVCPGFIDPHTHYDAQICWDHALTPSCWNGVTSVVMGNCGFTLAPCAPSGRDRIMRMLERVEGMSLPALRQGITWDWETFPEYLDAVAAMKPVLNVGSLFGHSALRFYVLDDAAAERGATPDELARMQDLLRQGMRAGALGFSTSQAPTHFGGDGRPVPSRCAEDDEVIGLAAVLREFGRGAVQITAKHLTDVDVSIEAARRSGRPVTFLSALRPEAAEKLAAARQEGLQLRPQTSCRPTMTDFKLSAMGIFEQLPSWERVMQAARADLPRIFADPAFRAAFRRDVTGEIQGYRLFKGDWDGVKVQLAEKPALQPLIGQSVAAVAAARGGDPFDVFFDIALEDDLQMEFSYCLAGDMQRKPALLDDDFLIGLSDAGAHLTLLADHAYATYFLGRWIRERGLMPLERAVRKLTAAPAELFGIKERGRLVEGWFADVVLVDPTRVIDRETKLVYDLPGGGPRLLTKADGIEAVIVNGAVAVERGELTGAAAGQVLRG
- a CDS encoding HAD-IA family hydrolase, which translates into the protein MSRPLVIFDFDGTLADTWRDIATGLNRSLAEAGLPAAAPADVKSWVGHGVRRLIARAIDSDDPGRIEPLYLRFRAHYTDCCLDTTTLYDGIRPALEALAPGHVLAILSNKPQTFLDRIAEGLAIRGLFAAVVGGDALPVSKPDPATIAHVVASVGGAPAVWMVGDSAVDVETGRRFGARTVGCAWGLRSRDELRIAGVDVLIEHPRELPPLLADG